The Kribbella jejuensis region CCCCGGCAGCGAGACCTCGCGCGTCACGGTCTGGATGTCGTGCAGGCGCGGCGGCAGCGGCTTCCATTCCTCGACGTACGGCGCGGTGTCGTACAGCCCGGTCTCCCGCCGCCGGTGCCGCACGGTCAGAGTGCGCTCCCCGGCCAGTACGTCGACCGTCGCACCGATCGCAGCCTCACCGGACACAGTCGGTACGGGGACCAAGGCCGCCGGGCGCATCGGGAACGCGGACTCGCGGACGTGCTCCCGCGGCATCGTGCCGAGCCGGCGCGCGGTGGCCCGGCAGGACGCGCCGGCGGTCGCGCCGACCCGCACGATCCCGGCCACGCCACGGCCCGGTACGACCAGGTGGACGCCGTCGTCGTCCGCGGTGATCGGGACGCCCGACGTCACGTCGTACCAGTCCCCGACCTGGTCCTCCGAGCGCAGCACGATGCCCTCGAAGTCCTCCTCGTCGCGGTTGATCAGCGTCCAGAACGTGATGTCGGCCAGATCGAAGCGGGACCCGTAGACGCCGTGGTCGCGGGCCTTCTCCGGGATCTCCGGCGTCAGCTGGATCCAGTCGCCGCCGATCAGCACCGGTGCGAACGCACGCTGCGCCGCGACCATGCGGCGCAGCGTCGCGCGATCGCGGGCGTTCCAGCCGACCCAGGCCGAGAACACCGACTCCCAGACCAGCATGCCGACGCCGTTCACCCACGCCGACTGCAGCTCGTCGCTGTGGTCCCGATTCCACCGGCGGGTGTGGTGCATCATGTGCCGGCGCTCGAACAGGTGCGCGCGCAGGACGCCGGGCGCGTGCGTGTCGGCGAACCACTGCGCCCAGGACAGCGCGTGGTCGCTGATCCTTGCCATCGGCAACCGTGACTCGCCCTCGAACGCGATCGCCGGATTCGCCGCGCGCAGCGCACGGGTGAAGGCCGGATCGCCCTCCTTCAACGTGTCCAGGAAGACACCGTCGACCGCGTAGTCGCTGACCAGCGCGGCGAACTCGTCCGCGTCCGAACGAGCCGCCCGGCGAGTGCCCACGTCCCACGGGTTGTAGTCGAAGAACACCTTCAGCCCGAGCCGGTGCAGGTCGTCGATCAACGACCGCAGACCCGGTACGTCGCGGTAGAAGTCGAACTGGTTCCGGTCGTCGATCCCGATCACCGGGTACGCGTGCCAGAGCACGATCGCGTCGTACCCGCCGAACTCTGCGATGCCGTGCTCGACGAACCTCTCCGGCGTGAACTCGCCGGTGTCAACGTTGTACAGCAGGTCGTCCCAGAGCCAGACGAGCGCCACCGAGTACGCCGTCTGGGTCCACTCGCGACCGGGTTCCTCGTAGTGCGACCCGTCGTACCGGGTCCGTTCGAAGGCGCCGTACCGCCACTCGGCCAGCCGGGCGCGCCAGCGTGGCAGCTCGGACGGGTCCTCCGGGGCGCCGAGGATCTTGGCGTCGTCCAGGAAGGACAGGTCGGCCCCGGGCCCGAGTTCGACCGTCGCCGGAAGGTCGATGGGCCGGGGTTCGAGCGGATTCACAGGTATACCTCCGCATAATGCGCGTCGATTGCATCCCCGTGAGGCACCGAAGGAATCGCCCCCGCCGCCTGAACACTCAATGAAGCAGCAACGTTAGCGCGTCGGACCGCGTTCGTCAGGTCGCTTGCCGTGATCGAGTCGTTAGCTGACGCGGTAACGAGGGTCGCCGCCAGCACTCCACAGAACGTGTCCCCCGCGGCGGTCGTGTCGACCACCTCGACGGGTACGCCGGGAACCTCGATCTCGTCGGCGTTCTGCGTCAGGATCACCGCGCCCGCACCGCCCAGCGTGACCACCGCGGCCGGGACCTTCTTGAGCAGCGCGGACCGGTCCGGCCCGGCGATCGCCTCGGCCTCGGTCTCGTTCACCACCAGCAGGTCGACCTCGGCGAGCAGGTCGTCGGACAGCTCCGCGGCCGGGGCTGCGTTCAGGATGAAGTACGCCGACGCGGCGGCCGCGGACTGCACGGTCGCGAACGGGATCTCCAATTGGGAAAGCACGATTTTCGCCCGACCGACAGCGGCCAGCGCCTCCGCGGACAAGGTCAGCTCGCCGTTCGCGCCGGGTGCGACGACGATCGCGTTCTCGCCGGTCTCGTCGACGGTGATGATCGCCGTACCGGTCGGGGCGTCGCTGGTGGTCGCAAGCGACAGGTCGACGCCGTCGAGCGCATCCCGCAACAAAGCGCCGCCCTCGTCGTCGCCGAGCGCCACGACCATCGCCGTACGGGCGCCGGCGCGGGCGGACGCGACTGCCTGGTTCGCGCCCTTGCCACCCGGACCGCGGGTCATCAGCCCGGCCAGGACCGTCTCACCCGGGCGCGGGATGCGCTGGACCGGCAGGACCAGGTCCACGTTCGCGCTTCCTACTACGACAACGTCAGGCTCCACCCCGGGCCACCTCCACAGTCCGCCGCGCCAGCTCGTCGATCGCGATCTGGTTCATCCCCGGGAGACTTGTGGTCACCCGGTTGTCCAGTGGTGTGGACCACTCTGCCGGAACCCCGCGCGTCGCGCCAAAAACCGCGCCGACGGTGGCACCGGCCGAGTCCGTGTCCCAGCCACCCATCACCGCCCGGCCGATCGCGCTACCGAAATCCGGAGCCGTCAGAGCATAGGCGGTCAGCGCGGTGTTGTTCACCGCGTGCACCCAGTGCAGATCGCCGTACTCCGCGTGCAAGGCGTCGAGCGCCTCGTCGAGCTTGGCGTCGGCCAGCGTCAGTCCGAAGCGGACCGCGCGGGCGATCGCGCCGTGCTCGCCGATCACCGCCAGACCGGCGGTCGCGGCCTCGACCGGATCGTCCAGGACGAGCGCGGCAGCCGACATCGCGGCGACCCAGAGTGCGCCGTCGACACCGGCACCGGTGTGGCTCAGCCGGGCGTCGACGAGCGCGAGCCGCGCGGCCGCCGTACGGTCGCCGGGATGCGCCCAGCCGTACGCATCGGTCCGGATCTGCGCGCCGATCCACTCTCGGAACGGGTTGCCGACCACCGCCGCGCGGGCCGGCTCGACACCTTCCAGAAGGTTGCGGTAGGCAACACGTTCGGCGGTGAACACGCGGCCGGTCGGCAGCTCCTCGAGCCAGCTCTGCGCCACGTCCTCGGTGCTCAGCCCGGGTCCGAAGCGTTCCATCATCAGCAGCGCGAGGATGGCGAAGTTGATGTCGTCGTCCTCGGGCATCCCGTCGATGACCTCACGCAGACTGGTCGGCTTCGACCGCCGGTTCCACGGCCAGCGCTGCTGGACGTCGTCCGGTACGCCGACCGCGGTGATGTACTGCGACAGCGGCCACTGGTCCGAGCTGACCAGGATCTCCCGGATGCCTTCGCGCGGGATCTTCTCGACCGGCTTGCCGAGCAGGTTGCCGGCGCAGCGGCCGAGCCAGGCGTTCAGAGTGCGAGTCTCGTCGGCCTGCCCCGGAAGCTTCGGCACGTCCGGGATGGTGGGCTCGTGCCAGCCCCCCGTCCTGGTGTCGAGCACCTCCATCAGCTCTTTCGCGAGCGCGCGCAGCGCGGGTGGCGCCGGCTCGTCGGTGGCACCGGAGACCGGCGCGTCCGTCGTACCGCCGGCGGCGATCCAGCGCGCCTGCACGTCGGTGACGTCGATGCCCTCGGACCGCGCCTGCACCAACTGATGTGGCAGCAGATCCTCCGGCTGCACCCACGACAATCTCATCGCTTCAGTTCCTCCAGCACTTCGTCATCGCGTCAGACCGTCCAGCGCCGCGTTCCGTCGCGCCCAGCGCTCGGCGTCAGCCGCCCGGATGTCCTGCGCGACCCCCGCCATCACCCGGCCAGGCTCCAGCAGCTCCGTCTTACTCGCCTCGGCAACGTCTGTCACCCACTCCTCGGGCACGCCGCCCGCGCCCTGGAGCGCGCCGGTGATCGCACCGGCCATCGACGCGATCGAGTCCGCGTCCCGGCCGTAGTTCGTCCCGCCCAGAACCGCCCGCCGTACGTCACCCTCGGACACCAGTACGAACCCGAGCGCAACCGGCAGCTCCTCGATCGACTTGGTACGACTCGGCCGCCGGGAGTCCATCGACAGCTCGCGGTAGTTCGGCCCGACCAGGTCGTACGGCTCGATTGCCTTCCGCAGTACCGGGATCGCCTCCTCCCAGTCGGTGACTCCAGAGGCCGCTTCGGCGACCGCCTCGACGGCCCTCCGAGTGCCGTCCTTGGCCAGCCGCAGTCCGGCCTCAACGGCGGACTCAGGCGTCGCGCCGGGTGCCATCGCTGCGGCGACGACGGCCGCGAACACCCCGGCCGCCTCCCGCCCGTAGCTCGACTGGTGTGCCCCGGCGACGTCCAGCGCCTCGGCGTACGCGCCCTCGGGATCGCCCGCGTTGGCGATCCCGACCGGCGCCATGTACATCGCCGCGCCGCAGTTCACGATGTTGCCGACGCCGGCCTCGCGCGGGTCGACGTGCCCGTAGTGCAGGCGGGCGACCAACCACTTCTCGGCCAGGAACACCCGCTGCAACAGCAGCGCGTCCGCCTCGAGCTCCGGGACCCAGCGGGTCCCGTTCAGCATCTTCGGCACCAGCGACTCGGCCACCGCGTAGGCGTCCAGGTGGGTACGGCGTTCGTCGTACACCTCGACCAGGGCGTGCGTCATCAA contains the following coding sequences:
- a CDS encoding SUMF1/EgtB/PvdO family nonheme iron enzyme codes for the protein MNPLEPRPIDLPATVELGPGADLSFLDDAKILGAPEDPSELPRWRARLAEWRYGAFERTRYDGSHYEEPGREWTQTAYSVALVWLWDDLLYNVDTGEFTPERFVEHGIAEFGGYDAIVLWHAYPVIGIDDRNQFDFYRDVPGLRSLIDDLHRLGLKVFFDYNPWDVGTRRAARSDADEFAALVSDYAVDGVFLDTLKEGDPAFTRALRAANPAIAFEGESRLPMARISDHALSWAQWFADTHAPGVLRAHLFERRHMMHHTRRWNRDHSDELQSAWVNGVGMLVWESVFSAWVGWNARDRATLRRMVAAQRAFAPVLIGGDWIQLTPEIPEKARDHGVYGSRFDLADITFWTLINRDEEDFEGIVLRSEDQVGDWYDVTSGVPITADDDGVHLVVPGRGVAGIVRVGATAGASCRATARRLGTMPREHVRESAFPMRPAALVPVPTVSGEAAIGATVDVLAGERTLTVRHRRRETGLYDTAPYVEEWKPLPPRLHDIQTVTREVSLPGVSVAVAEVTNAEYLEFLQATGYRPLVANRFLKHWADGAPVPGTEDQPVTYVDLPDARAYAAWRGGRLPTEDEWQVAAGIDGFRRLEPLVWNLTESEYRDGRSRFCILKGGSHYRAEGSDWYADGGPQEPEVSFKLVLTGGGLDRSSSIGFRCAG
- a CDS encoding ribokinase — its product is MEPDVVVVGSANVDLVLPVQRIPRPGETVLAGLMTRGPGGKGANQAVASARAGARTAMVVALGDDEGGALLRDALDGVDLSLATTSDAPTGTAIITVDETGENAIVVAPGANGELTLSAEALAAVGRAKIVLSQLEIPFATVQSAAAASAYFILNAAPAAELSDDLLAEVDLLVVNETEAEAIAGPDRSALLKKVPAAVVTLGGAGAVILTQNADEIEVPGVPVEVVDTTAAGDTFCGVLAATLVTASANDSITASDLTNAVRRANVAASLSVQAAGAIPSVPHGDAIDAHYAEVYL
- a CDS encoding ADP-ribosylglycohydrolase family protein, whose product is MRLSWVQPEDLLPHQLVQARSEGIDVTDVQARWIAAGGTTDAPVSGATDEPAPPALRALAKELMEVLDTRTGGWHEPTIPDVPKLPGQADETRTLNAWLGRCAGNLLGKPVEKIPREGIREILVSSDQWPLSQYITAVGVPDDVQQRWPWNRRSKPTSLREVIDGMPEDDDINFAILALLMMERFGPGLSTEDVAQSWLEELPTGRVFTAERVAYRNLLEGVEPARAAVVGNPFREWIGAQIRTDAYGWAHPGDRTAAARLALVDARLSHTGAGVDGALWVAAMSAAALVLDDPVEAATAGLAVIGEHGAIARAVRFGLTLADAKLDEALDALHAEYGDLHWVHAVNNTALTAYALTAPDFGSAIGRAVMGGWDTDSAGATVGAVFGATRGVPAEWSTPLDNRVTTSLPGMNQIAIDELARRTVEVARGGA
- a CDS encoding ADP-ribosylglycohydrolase family protein, whose translation is MSLLEEKAVGVLAGSAVGDAIGGAVEGWTPEAIRERHGGWVTGIVGPWYEDWRTARPIAPYHKGDGHITDDTLMTHALVEVYDERRTHLDAYAVAESLVPKMLNGTRWVPELEADALLLQRVFLAEKWLVARLHYGHVDPREAGVGNIVNCGAAMYMAPVGIANAGDPEGAYAEALDVAGAHQSSYGREAAGVFAAVVAAAMAPGATPESAVEAGLRLAKDGTRRAVEAVAEAASGVTDWEEAIPVLRKAIEPYDLVGPNYRELSMDSRRPSRTKSIEELPVALGFVLVSEGDVRRAVLGGTNYGRDADSIASMAGAITGALQGAGGVPEEWVTDVAEASKTELLEPGRVMAGVAQDIRAADAERWARRNAALDGLTR